A genomic segment from Janthinobacterium sp. 64 encodes:
- a CDS encoding methyl-accepting chemotaxis protein, with protein MKNLKIGVRLGGAFAAVLLLLTTLTVVGIAQMQSASKETDALVNVKVRNERLIGEWTKVIEVNAARTAAAWKVSDPEHQKQFEQEMAVSSARATEIQNDIGKSELNAEEQALYQEVLSTRKAYTEVRKNVFKAKNAGDLELGKRLYEGDMAVKRDIYLASLKKLAVLEARLLDDAAAQIRARYENGRLLLISLGAVAILLGIACAYWITRSITRPITRAVEVAQAVSAGDLTSHIVVDSRDETGQLMHALKNMNDKLVSIVGQVRVGTESISTASSEIAAGNLDLSSRTEEQASSLEETASSMEELTSTVKRNADNARSANQLAIDASQIASKGGVVVSEVVSTMGSINDSSRKIVDIISVIDAIAFQTNILALNAAVEAARAGEQGRGFAVVASEVRNLAQRSSAAAKEIKGLIDDSVQKVEAGSQLVDKAGRTMDEIVQSISHVTQIMNEITDASDEQRAGIEQVNQAIGQMDQVTQQNAALVEEAAAAAESMQEQAAKLAEVVGVFKLDATQQYAAASAAPSMTARAPVAMRPALQPAKRRPPAPAVTTPTPTPGTAAPAEAVRARAPKAPVASGADEWEEF; from the coding sequence ATGAAAAACCTCAAAATCGGCGTACGCCTCGGCGGCGCTTTTGCCGCCGTCCTGCTGCTGTTGACGACCCTCACCGTGGTGGGCATCGCGCAGATGCAAAGCGCCAGCAAGGAAACCGATGCGCTCGTCAACGTCAAGGTGCGCAATGAACGCCTGATCGGTGAGTGGACCAAGGTCATCGAGGTGAACGCGGCGCGCACGGCGGCCGCATGGAAAGTGAGCGATCCCGAACACCAGAAGCAGTTTGAACAGGAAATGGCGGTCTCGTCCGCACGCGCCACGGAAATCCAGAACGACATCGGGAAAAGCGAGCTGAACGCCGAAGAGCAAGCGCTGTACCAGGAAGTGCTGAGCACGCGCAAGGCTTACACGGAAGTGCGCAAGAACGTGTTCAAAGCCAAGAACGCGGGCGACCTGGAACTGGGCAAGCGCCTGTACGAAGGCGACATGGCCGTCAAGCGCGACATTTACCTGGCGTCGCTGAAAAAGCTGGCCGTGCTGGAAGCCAGATTGCTCGATGACGCGGCCGCGCAAATCCGTGCGCGCTACGAAAACGGCCGTTTGCTGCTGATCTCGCTGGGCGCGGTTGCCATCTTGCTGGGCATCGCCTGCGCCTACTGGATCACGCGCTCGATCACGCGTCCCATCACGCGCGCCGTCGAGGTGGCGCAAGCCGTTTCCGCCGGCGACCTGACCAGCCATATCGTGGTGGACAGCCGCGATGAAACGGGGCAGCTGATGCATGCGCTGAAAAACATGAACGATAAACTGGTCAGTATCGTCGGCCAGGTGCGCGTCGGCACCGAATCGATCAGCACGGCGTCGAGCGAAATTGCCGCCGGCAACCTGGACTTGTCATCGCGCACGGAAGAGCAGGCCAGCTCGCTGGAAGAGACGGCGTCTTCGATGGAAGAGCTGACCTCGACCGTGAAACGCAATGCCGACAATGCGCGCAGCGCGAATCAACTGGCCATCGACGCCTCGCAGATCGCCAGCAAGGGCGGCGTGGTGGTGTCGGAAGTGGTCAGCACCATGGGCTCGATCAACGATTCCTCGCGCAAGATTGTCGACATCATCAGTGTCATCGACGCCATCGCCTTCCAGACGAATATCCTGGCCCTGAACGCGGCCGTGGAAGCGGCCAGGGCCGGCGAGCAGGGCCGCGGTTTTGCCGTGGTGGCCTCCGAGGTGCGCAACCTGGCGCAGCGCTCCAGCGCGGCGGCCAAGGAAATCAAGGGTTTGATCGACGATTCCGTGCAAAAGGTCGAGGCCGGTTCGCAACTGGTGGACAAGGCGGGTCGCACCATGGACGAAATCGTGCAAAGTATCAGCCACGTGACGCAGATCATGAACGAGATCACCGATGCCAGCGATGAACAGCGCGCCGGCATCGAGCAAGTCAACCAGGCCATCGGCCAGATGGACCAGGTGACGCAGCAAAATGCGGCCCTGGTGGAAGAGGCTGCCGCAGCGGCCGAATCCATGCAGGAACAGGCGGCCAAGCTGGCCGAGGTCGTGGGCGTGTTCAAGCTCGATGCAACGCAACAATATGCTGCCGCCAGTGCCGCTCCGTCCATGACGGCGCGTGCACCAGTTGCCATGCGTCCCGCCCTTCAGCCTGCCAAGCGACGCCCACCGGCGCCTGCCGTGACCACGCCCACGCCCACGCCGGGCACGGCGGCGCCAGCGGAAGCTGTGCGCGCACGCGCGCCGAAGGCACCGGTGGCATCGGGCGCCGACGAATGGGAAGAGTTTTAA
- a CDS encoding lipocalin family protein, protein MKKLLFLSVLVLAGCVGRPDNIVPVSNFDTTRYLGKWYEIARLDHSFERGLSRVTADYSLRQDGGLKVLNRGYKEADAQWKEAEGKAYFVDKKDVGYLKVSFFGPFYGSYIVFDLDQQDYSYSMISGPDKSYLWLLSRTPTMDPALQQRLVEKARGLGFDTSKLIYVKQN, encoded by the coding sequence ATGAAAAAACTGTTGTTCCTGAGTGTGCTCGTGCTGGCCGGCTGTGTCGGCCGGCCCGATAACATTGTCCCCGTCAGCAACTTCGACACTACCCGCTACCTGGGGAAGTGGTATGAGATCGCGCGCCTCGACCACTCGTTCGAACGGGGCCTGAGCCGTGTGACGGCCGACTACAGCCTGCGCCAGGATGGCGGCCTGAAAGTGCTCAACCGCGGCTACAAGGAGGCGGACGCGCAGTGGAAGGAAGCGGAAGGCAAGGCGTATTTCGTCGACAAGAAAGACGTGGGCTACCTGAAAGTGTCGTTTTTCGGTCCCTTCTATGGTTCCTACATCGTGTTTGACTTGGACCAGCAAGATTACAGCTATTCCATGATCAGCGGCCCCGACAAGTCATATTTGTGGTTGCTGTCGCGCACGCCGACCATGGACCCTGCCTTGCAGCAGCGCCTGGTCGAGAAAGCCCGCGGACTGGGTTTCGATACGTCAAAATTGATCTATGTGAAGCAAAACTGA
- a CDS encoding substrate-binding periplasmic protein: MSMLPAALCLLIAASARAEAPTPVVIYGDDDYPPYSYVENGQLKGIYTQIVREALQAMPQYAVQLRPVPWKRGVLMLQTGEAFALYPPYSWRSERPYVRYSVPLLMEQLVVLCSQDVLAKRTLRQWPADYGGLHIGVNAGFLPGDAALMAALRAEKIVLDPAKGTRTNLLKLMRGRIDCYVSDRLSAQWELQRIRRENPPGTSIQAIEETAQLTGQQGHLGFTARRPVAYPYRDDFIEQFNAAIVRMQTSGAIRRIVDHALLP; the protein is encoded by the coding sequence ATGTCCATGTTGCCTGCCGCGCTATGCCTGCTCATCGCGGCCAGCGCGCGGGCCGAGGCGCCGACGCCAGTGGTGATCTATGGCGACGACGATTATCCGCCGTACTCCTACGTCGAGAATGGCCAGCTGAAAGGCATCTACACGCAGATCGTGCGCGAAGCGCTGCAAGCGATGCCGCAGTATGCGGTGCAGCTACGCCCCGTGCCCTGGAAACGGGGCGTGCTGATGCTGCAGACGGGCGAGGCGTTTGCCCTGTATCCGCCGTATTCGTGGCGCAGCGAGCGGCCGTATGTGCGCTATTCCGTGCCGCTGCTGATGGAACAGCTGGTAGTGCTGTGCAGCCAGGACGTGCTGGCGAAACGCACACTGCGGCAGTGGCCCGCCGATTACGGCGGCCTGCACATCGGCGTGAATGCGGGGTTTCTGCCCGGCGATGCGGCGCTGATGGCTGCCTTGCGCGCCGAAAAAATCGTGCTCGACCCGGCCAAGGGTACGCGCACGAACCTGCTCAAGCTGATGCGCGGGCGCATCGACTGCTATGTCAGCGACCGCCTGTCGGCGCAGTGGGAATTGCAGCGCATCCGGCGCGAGAATCCGCCGGGCACATCGATCCAGGCAATCGAGGAAACCGCGCAGCTGACCGGCCAGCAGGGCCACCTGGGCTTTACGGCGCGCCGGCCTGTCGCCTACCCTTATCGCGATGACTTTATCGAGCAATTCAATGCCGCCATCGTGCGCATGCAAACCAGTGGCGCGATCCGCCGCATCGTCGATCACGCATTGCTACCCTGA
- the tssA gene encoding type VI secretion system protein TssA, producing MFNLEQLLHPVSAVSPCGDDITFSQELDAIARARQHDDPSLDQGEWVTALKEADWPFVATRCEQLIAARSKDLRVAVWLAEAHAKTRHFRGLGDGYALLAGLCERYWEGLYPPAEEGDQEQRIGNVFWLLSRTPQLLRQIPLTEGADGLFSLQDFDAARQRAAASLAQGAAEQGWGDTRHDDAATLAQMEAARQRNTRAFSDALLADAQYCMQSLLAFERSVDARFGADGPSFRAAREALENVIHFIAPLSPGADFADAPAAAGQGAGSSGGAIVQRQQALAQLRQVADFFRRTEPHSPVAYLADKAASWGELPLHLWLRAVVKDSSTLAQLDEMLGTNSANG from the coding sequence ATGTTCAACCTGGAGCAGTTGCTGCATCCCGTCAGCGCCGTCAGCCCATGCGGCGACGACATCACCTTCAGCCAGGAGCTCGATGCCATCGCGCGCGCGCGCCAGCACGATGACCCGAGCCTGGACCAGGGCGAGTGGGTGACGGCGCTGAAGGAAGCCGACTGGCCTTTCGTGGCGACGCGCTGCGAACAGCTGATCGCCGCGCGCAGCAAGGATTTGCGCGTGGCCGTGTGGCTGGCTGAGGCGCACGCGAAGACGCGCCACTTCCGTGGCCTGGGCGATGGCTACGCGCTGCTGGCCGGCCTGTGCGAGCGCTATTGGGAAGGCCTGTATCCGCCGGCGGAAGAGGGCGACCAGGAACAGCGCATCGGCAATGTCTTCTGGCTGCTGTCGCGCACGCCGCAATTGCTGCGCCAGATCCCGCTGACCGAGGGCGCCGATGGCCTGTTTTCACTGCAGGATTTCGATGCGGCGCGCCAGCGCGCGGCGGCCAGCCTGGCGCAGGGCGCAGCGGAGCAGGGCTGGGGCGATACGCGCCACGACGACGCAGCGACCCTGGCGCAGATGGAGGCGGCGCGGCAAAGGAATACGCGTGCCTTTTCCGACGCCTTGCTGGCCGATGCACAGTACTGCATGCAGTCGCTGCTGGCGTTCGAACGCAGCGTCGATGCGCGTTTCGGTGCCGATGGCCCGAGTTTTCGCGCCGCGCGCGAAGCGCTGGAAAACGTCATTCATTTCATCGCGCCGCTGTCGCCCGGCGCGGACTTCGCTGATGCGCCGGCCGCCGCCGGCCAGGGTGCCGGCAGCAGCGGAGGCGCCATCGTGCAGCGCCAGCAGGCGCTGGCCCAGCTGCGCCAGGTGGCCGATTTTTTCCGCCGCACGGAGCCGCACAGCCCCGTTGCCTACCTGGCAGACAAGGCCGCCAGCTGGGGCGAGCTGCCGCTGCACCTGTGGCTGCGCGCCGTCGTGAAGGATTCAAGCACCCTGGCGCAGCTCGACGAGATGCTGGGGACGAACAGCGCGAACGGATGA
- the tssH gene encoding type VI secretion system ATPase TssH: MSNNLKTLIAKLNDTSRTAATRAASICMGLGQYEVDIEHLFLALLEQERSDFVTIARRSEISLTALEADLRREIGSFRTGSARTPVFSPHLPLLFEHAWLVASLDTAQPGPIRSRHLLLALLTEAELSQLAYRGSKLFARFSVEQLKHHPDKLTAGSEEESAAVPQLSETPDDALATLASKTPALDQFTTDLTQLARDGKLDPVIGREGEIRQAVDILLRRRQNNPILTGEAGVGKTAVVEGLALRIAAGDVPEVLQGAHIHALDMGLLQAGASVKGEFESRLKNVIDEVTKSPHPVILFIDEAHTMIGAGGQAGQNDAANLLKPALARGALRTIAATTWSEYKKYFEKDAALARRFQVVKVEEPSEDIACAMLRAMAPLMERHFGIRVRDAAIVDAVRLSHRYISGRQLPDKAISVLDTACAKVALGQRTTPAQLENAQRRQERIGAEIAALAREAADGEVPDKAGTARLTQLRREHEEGQAAVAALAQRWEREKALVAQIGDLRAQLRGERPGEIGAARLLALKEELAALQGETPLSPLEVDAQVVAGIVAGWTGIPLGKMLKDEIRTVLTLDGALRERVLGQDHVIAAVAQRVRTARASLDDPNKPQAVFLFTGPSGTGKTETALALADLLYGGERKLITINMSEYQEAHSVAGLKGSPPGYVGYGEGGVLTEAVRRQPYSVVLLDEAEKAHPDVLELFFQVFDKGVLDDAEGREVDFRNTIIIATSNLGSGAMMAACLNRAAQDLPTPAALEELVRPQLVAHFKPALLGRLKVLPFYPLSDAVLAEIIALKLAHIGARIARNHQAQFSHDAGLVDAVLARCTEVDSGARNVDQILNGSLLPAIAEAVLARMAEGEPIASIRVSAGKQGQFKYTIR; the protein is encoded by the coding sequence ATGAGCAATAACCTCAAGACCTTGATCGCCAAACTGAATGACACGTCGCGCACGGCCGCCACCCGCGCCGCAAGCATTTGCATGGGACTGGGGCAGTATGAAGTCGATATCGAACACCTGTTCCTGGCGCTGCTGGAACAGGAGCGCAGCGATTTCGTCACCATCGCGCGGCGCAGCGAAATCAGCCTGACGGCGCTGGAGGCGGACCTGCGCCGCGAGATCGGCAGCTTCCGCACGGGCAGCGCGCGCACGCCCGTCTTCTCTCCCCATTTGCCGCTGCTGTTCGAGCACGCCTGGCTGGTCGCTTCGCTCGACACGGCGCAGCCGGGACCCATCCGCAGCCGGCACCTGTTGCTGGCGCTGCTGACGGAAGCGGAACTGTCGCAGCTCGCGTACCGTGGCTCGAAGCTGTTCGCCCGCTTCAGCGTGGAGCAATTGAAGCACCATCCGGACAAGCTGACGGCCGGCTCCGAAGAGGAAAGCGCGGCCGTGCCGCAGCTTTCCGAGACACCGGACGATGCGCTTGCGACTTTGGCCAGCAAGACCCCGGCGCTGGACCAGTTCACCACCGACCTGACGCAACTGGCGCGCGACGGCAAGCTCGATCCCGTGATCGGCCGCGAGGGCGAGATACGCCAGGCCGTCGACATCCTGCTGCGCCGGCGCCAGAACAATCCGATACTCACCGGCGAGGCGGGCGTGGGCAAGACGGCCGTGGTGGAAGGCCTGGCCTTGCGCATCGCGGCGGGCGACGTGCCCGAGGTGCTGCAGGGCGCGCACATCCACGCGCTCGACATGGGCTTGCTGCAGGCCGGCGCCAGCGTGAAGGGAGAATTCGAAAGCCGCTTGAAAAACGTCATCGACGAGGTGACGAAAAGCCCGCACCCCGTCATCCTTTTCATCGACGAGGCACACACCATGATCGGCGCCGGCGGCCAGGCGGGGCAGAACGACGCGGCCAATCTGCTGAAACCGGCGCTGGCGCGCGGCGCCCTGCGCACCATTGCCGCCACCACCTGGAGCGAGTACAAAAAGTATTTTGAGAAGGATGCGGCGCTGGCGCGGCGCTTCCAGGTGGTGAAGGTGGAAGAGCCAAGTGAGGACATCGCCTGCGCCATGCTGCGCGCCATGGCGCCGCTGATGGAGCGCCATTTCGGCATCCGCGTGCGCGACGCCGCCATCGTCGATGCCGTGCGCCTGTCGCACCGCTACATCAGCGGACGCCAGCTGCCCGACAAGGCCATCAGCGTGCTCGATACGGCCTGCGCCAAGGTGGCGCTGGGCCAGCGCACCACGCCGGCGCAGCTGGAAAACGCGCAGCGGCGCCAGGAACGCATCGGCGCGGAAATCGCTGCCCTGGCCCGCGAGGCGGCCGATGGCGAAGTGCCCGACAAAGCTGGCACCGCGCGCCTGACGCAGCTGCGGCGCGAGCATGAGGAGGGGCAGGCGGCGGTCGCGGCGCTGGCGCAGCGCTGGGAGCGTGAAAAGGCGCTGGTGGCGCAGATCGGCGACTTGCGCGCGCAGTTGCGCGGCGAGCGGCCGGGCGAGATCGGCGCGGCACGCCTGCTGGCGCTGAAGGAAGAACTGGCGGCCCTGCAGGGAGAAACCCCGCTGTCGCCGCTGGAAGTCGATGCGCAGGTGGTGGCCGGCATCGTCGCCGGCTGGACCGGCATCCCGCTGGGGAAAATGCTCAAGGACGAAATCCGCACGGTGCTGACCCTGGACGGCGCGCTGCGCGAACGGGTGCTGGGACAGGACCACGTCATCGCGGCGGTGGCGCAGCGCGTGCGCACGGCGCGCGCCAGCCTGGACGACCCGAACAAGCCGCAAGCCGTATTTTTATTCACTGGGCCGTCCGGCACGGGCAAGACGGAAACGGCGCTGGCGCTGGCCGACCTGCTGTACGGCGGCGAGCGCAAGCTCATTACCATCAACATGAGCGAATACCAGGAGGCGCACAGCGTGGCCGGCCTGAAAGGCTCGCCTCCCGGCTATGTCGGCTATGGCGAAGGCGGCGTGCTGACGGAAGCCGTGCGGCGCCAGCCCTACAGCGTGGTGCTGCTCGATGAAGCGGAAAAAGCCCACCCCGACGTGCTCGAATTGTTCTTCCAGGTCTTCGACAAGGGCGTGCTCGATGATGCGGAAGGGCGTGAAGTCGATTTTCGCAACACCATCATCATCGCCACCTCGAACCTGGGTTCGGGCGCCATGATGGCCGCTTGCCTGAACCGGGCGGCGCAAGACTTGCCCACGCCGGCCGCGCTGGAAGAACTGGTGCGCCCGCAGCTGGTGGCGCATTTCAAGCCGGCCTTGCTGGGGCGCCTGAAGGTGCTGCCGTTCTATCCCCTGAGCGACGCGGTGCTGGCCGAGATCATCGCGCTGAAACTGGCGCATATCGGCGCGCGCATCGCGCGCAACCACCAGGCGCAGTTCAGCCATGACGCGGGCCTGGTCGACGCCGTGCTGGCGCGCTGCACCGAGGTCGATTCGGGCGCGCGCAATGTCGATCAGATTCTCAACGGCAGCCTGCTGCCGGCGATTGCCGAAGCAGTGCTGGCGCGCATGGCCGAAGGCGAGCCGATTGCCTCGATACGCGTCAGCGCCGGCAAGCAGGGGCAGTTCAAGTACACGATCCGATAA
- the tssE gene encoding type VI secretion system baseplate subunit TssE, translating into MDSYVPGLFDRLMGDGSAAGGVAARLSLEQLKDAVARDLEELLNTRVALPPGALDAYPECAASIVNYGLIDFAGMCLSSSEDRARICAALKAAIERHEPRLRNVRARLEREAGSINRVGFVISGTLAVMSGGETVNFDAVLQPSSLRYSINRKGAAA; encoded by the coding sequence ATGGACAGTTATGTACCCGGCCTGTTCGACCGCCTGATGGGCGACGGCAGTGCGGCGGGCGGCGTGGCGGCGCGCCTGTCGCTGGAACAATTGAAGGATGCGGTGGCGCGCGACCTGGAAGAGCTGCTCAACACGCGCGTGGCCCTGCCGCCCGGCGCGCTCGACGCCTATCCGGAATGCGCGGCGTCCATCGTCAACTATGGCTTGATCGATTTCGCCGGCATGTGTTTGTCCAGCAGCGAAGACCGCGCCCGGATCTGCGCCGCGCTGAAGGCGGCCATCGAACGCCACGAACCGCGCCTGCGCAATGTGCGCGCCCGCCTGGAGCGCGAAGCGGGCAGCATCAACCGCGTCGGCTTCGTCATCAGCGGCACCCTGGCCGTGATGTCCGGTGGCGAGACGGTCAATTTCGACGCCGTGCTGCAGCCGTCGTCGCTGCGCTATTCGATCAACCGCAAGGGAGCCGCCGCATGA
- a CDS encoding Hcp family type VI secretion system effector yields MAIDVYLQIDGIKGESTDDKHKDWIECKSVSWSVEQPKSATASTGGGHTAERCEHKDIVISKLADLASPVLLQTCSAGKTIPKARFEFMRADGQGERVKYFEIEIENVLIGAVTPNVEEGDILGEHVGFKFSKVKWKYTQQKVTGGAGGNTSGGWDLAANRVA; encoded by the coding sequence ATGGCAATCGATGTATATCTGCAGATAGACGGCATCAAGGGCGAGTCCACCGATGACAAGCACAAGGACTGGATCGAGTGCAAATCGGTCAGCTGGAGCGTCGAGCAGCCGAAGTCCGCCACCGCCTCGACGGGCGGCGGCCATACGGCCGAACGCTGCGAGCACAAGGACATCGTCATCTCCAAGCTGGCCGACCTGGCCTCGCCGGTGCTGCTGCAGACCTGCTCGGCCGGCAAGACCATTCCCAAGGCGCGCTTCGAATTCATGCGCGCCGACGGCCAGGGCGAGCGCGTCAAGTACTTTGAAATCGAAATCGAAAATGTCTTGATCGGCGCCGTCACGCCGAACGTGGAAGAAGGCGACATCCTCGGTGAACACGTCGGCTTCAAGTTCTCGAAAGTGAAGTGGAAATACACGCAGCAAAAAGTGACGGGCGGCGCCGGCGGCAATACCTCGGGCGGCTGGGACCTGGCCGCGAACCGCGTGGCCTGA
- the tssC gene encoding type VI secretion system contractile sheath large subunit translates to MSAQAEVPEVLAVSASDAPAETDLLDQIVEQSRVAKSGAEHARARDLISELVAQVLDGTVLMSTSLSATLDARVAEIDRLISVQLSEIMHAAPFQQLEQSWTGLRYLVGNSDTGTRLQIRMFNATKRELVKDFQAALEFDQSSMFKKVYEEEFGTFGGAPFAALLGDFAISRQPEDMYFVEQMSHIAAAAHAPFIASAAPELFGLESYGDLGKPRDLAKVFDTIEYAKWKAFRESEDARYVGLTLPRFLGRLPFNPVDGTTVEGFNFVEDVDGSDHHKYLWCNAAYAFGSKLTRAFADYGWCAAIRGVEGGGLVDDLPTHTFKTDEGDVALKCPAEVAITDRREKELSDLGFISLVHCKNTAYAAFFGAQSAQKSRKYNSDAANANAVLSSQLQYIFAVSRIAHYMKAMMRDKIGSFAAASNVEDFLNRWLMQYVLLDDNASQEQKAQFPLREASVQVHEVPGRPGVYRAVSFLRPHFQLDELSVSLRLVAELPKSTNS, encoded by the coding sequence ATGAGCGCCCAGGCAGAAGTCCCAGAAGTCCTCGCGGTATCCGCATCCGATGCCCCGGCCGAGACCGATTTGCTCGATCAGATCGTCGAACAGAGCCGCGTCGCCAAGTCCGGCGCCGAGCATGCGCGCGCGCGCGACCTGATCTCGGAACTGGTGGCGCAGGTGCTTGACGGCACGGTGCTGATGTCGACCAGCCTGTCGGCGACCTTGGATGCGCGCGTGGCGGAAATCGACCGTTTGATCTCCGTCCAGCTCAGCGAAATCATGCACGCGGCGCCGTTCCAGCAGCTCGAACAAAGCTGGACGGGGCTGCGCTACCTGGTCGGCAATTCCGACACGGGCACGCGCCTGCAGATCCGCATGTTCAACGCCACCAAGCGCGAACTGGTGAAGGATTTCCAGGCCGCGCTGGAGTTCGACCAGAGCAGCATGTTCAAGAAGGTGTATGAAGAGGAATTCGGCACTTTCGGCGGCGCGCCGTTCGCCGCGCTGCTGGGCGACTTCGCCATTTCGCGCCAGCCGGAAGACATGTATTTCGTCGAGCAGATGTCGCACATCGCGGCCGCCGCGCATGCACCGTTCATCGCCTCGGCCGCGCCGGAACTGTTTGGCCTGGAAAGCTACGGCGACCTGGGCAAGCCGCGCGACCTGGCCAAGGTATTCGACACCATCGAGTACGCGAAATGGAAAGCCTTCCGCGAATCCGAGGATGCGCGCTACGTGGGCCTGACCTTGCCCCGTTTCCTGGGCCGGCTGCCCTTCAATCCCGTCGACGGCACCACGGTCGAAGGCTTCAATTTTGTCGAGGACGTCGACGGCAGCGACCATCACAAATACCTGTGGTGTAACGCCGCATATGCGTTCGGCAGCAAGCTCACGCGTGCCTTTGCCGATTACGGCTGGTGCGCCGCCATCCGTGGCGTGGAGGGCGGCGGCCTGGTGGACGACCTGCCGACCCACACCTTCAAGACGGACGAGGGCGACGTGGCCTTGAAATGCCCGGCCGAAGTGGCGATCACCGACCGCCGGGAAAAGGAATTGTCGGACCTGGGCTTCATCTCGCTGGTGCACTGCAAGAACACGGCGTATGCGGCGTTTTTCGGCGCGCAGTCGGCGCAGAAAAGCCGCAAGTACAACAGCGACGCGGCCAATGCGAATGCGGTGCTGTCGTCGCAGCTGCAGTACATCTTTGCCGTCTCGCGCATCGCCCACTACATGAAGGCCATGATGCGCGACAAGATCGGCAGCTTTGCCGCCGCCTCCAACGTGGAAGATTTTCTGAACCGCTGGCTGATGCAGTACGTGCTGCTCGACGATAACGCCAGCCAGGAGCAGAAGGCGCAGTTCCCGCTGCGCGAGGCGTCCGTGCAGGTGCATGAAGTGCCGGGCCGGCCCGGCGTGTACCGCGCCGTGTCGTTCCTGCGGCCGCACTTCCAGCTCGATGAATTATCCGTTTCGCTCCGACTGGTCGCGGAGTTGCCGAAGTCGACCAATTCATGA
- the tssB gene encoding type VI secretion system contractile sheath small subunit — MPKSDSVQKRLQKIRAPRVQMTYDVEIGDAIENKELPFVVGVLGDFGGNPDSEKKRLKDRKFVAIDRDNFDEVLAGVEPVSRFTVPNRISEAGGTFAVDLHFRSMDDFRPESVVRQVDPLRKLLEARTKLADLRNKLAGNDKLEDLLTEVLNNTDSLATLKPQFPAQED; from the coding sequence ATGCCCAAGTCCGACAGCGTGCAAAAACGCCTGCAAAAGATACGCGCACCGCGCGTGCAAATGACCTATGACGTCGAGATTGGCGACGCGATTGAAAACAAGGAGCTGCCCTTCGTGGTCGGCGTGCTGGGCGACTTTGGCGGCAATCCGGACAGCGAGAAGAAACGCCTGAAGGACCGCAAGTTCGTCGCCATCGACCGCGACAACTTCGACGAAGTGCTGGCCGGCGTGGAGCCGGTGTCCCGTTTCACCGTGCCGAACCGCATCAGCGAGGCGGGCGGCACGTTCGCCGTCGACCTGCACTTCCGCTCGATGGATGACTTTCGCCCGGAATCGGTGGTGCGCCAGGTCGATCCCTTGCGCAAGCTGCTCGAGGCGCGCACCAAGCTGGCCGACCTGCGCAACAAACTGGCCGGCAACGACAAGCTGGAAGACTTGCTGACGGAAGTGCTGAACAACACGGACAGCCTGGCTACCCTGAAACCGCAGTTCCCAGCGCAGGAGGATTGA
- the tssJ gene encoding type VI secretion system lipoprotein TssJ has translation MPPDAPLRRLVRATAPMLLVLQPLLLAGCAGGAIGTLANAALQMAGVAKPPPELPDAQKPPRNVSIRLHAAQRLNTDAEGQPLALVARIYKLRQSAAFEQAPYDSFLDAQREKAALGADLMEVKEVLLVPGQRYEVQEKVSKEAYFIGVVALFRAPAAQRWRATFGAADAERGGITVGLHACALSVSGMPALSAPRCQ, from the coding sequence ATGCCTCCTGACGCCCCGCTCCGCCGCCTGGTCCGCGCCACCGCGCCAATGCTGCTGGTGCTGCAGCCGCTGCTGCTGGCCGGCTGTGCGGGCGGCGCCATCGGCACCCTCGCCAACGCGGCACTGCAAATGGCCGGCGTGGCCAAACCGCCGCCCGAACTGCCGGACGCGCAAAAACCGCCGCGCAACGTCAGCATCCGCCTGCACGCGGCGCAGCGCCTCAACACCGATGCCGAAGGCCAGCCGCTGGCGCTGGTGGCACGCATCTACAAACTGCGCCAGAGCGCCGCCTTCGAGCAGGCGCCCTATGACAGCTTCCTCGACGCGCAGCGCGAAAAGGCCGCGCTGGGCGCCGACCTGATGGAAGTGAAGGAGGTGCTGCTGGTGCCGGGCCAGCGCTACGAAGTGCAGGAAAAAGTCAGCAAGGAAGCGTATTTCATCGGCGTCGTGGCCCTGTTCCGCGCGCCTGCGGCGCAGCGCTGGCGCGCCACCTTTGGCGCCGCCGACGCGGAACGCGGCGGCATCACCGTCGGCCTGCACGCCTGCGCGCTGAGCGTCAGCGGCATGCCCGCGCTGTCGGCCCCGCGCTGCCAGTAG